A genome region from Hevea brasiliensis isolate MT/VB/25A 57/8 chromosome 7, ASM3005281v1, whole genome shotgun sequence includes the following:
- the LOC110673682 gene encoding mitogen-activated protein kinase kinase kinase 20-like: MDWFRGDFIGCGSFSTVNLAIPTKVSAPLMAVKSCDLFDSSLLENEKDVLTQLGNCENIIKCFGGDQSIENGQRLYNLLLEYAPRGSLYHWVKKSGGFLPESDARRYTRSILKGLRYIHAKGFAHCDIKLQNILLFENGEAKIADFGLAKKTGQKLSGEQGRMEFRGTPLYLSPESVNENVYDSPCDIWALGCALVEMVTGKPAWNCKPETNVAALLIRIGVSDELPEIPQELSKEGKDFLSKCFVKDPRTRWTADMLLDHPFVANESTVTLKEQLSPPSSSPRCPFEFPEWVSVPSSSPKSELWSNKEVESRFDWSSLSYSPSPAERLRQLVSNQSCNWSLSESWVTVR, translated from the coding sequence ATGGATTGGTTTCGCGGGGATTTCATTGGTTGTGGTAGCTTTTCTACTGTTAATTTGGCAATTCCCACgaaagtttctgctcctttaatGGCTGTGAAATCTTGTGATCTTTTTGACTCTTCTTTGCTTGAGAATGAGAAGGATGTCTTGACTCAACTAGGGAATTGCGAGAATATCATCAAGTGTTTTGGCGGCGATCAGAGTATTGAAAACGGGCAGAGGTTGTATAACTTGCTGTTGGAGTATGCCCCTCGTGGTAGTTTATATCATTGGGTAAAGAAGTCCGGTGGTTTCTTGCCGGAATCGGATGCCAGACGCTACACGAGATCGATACTAAAGGGTCTTCGTTATATTCACGCTAAAGGGTTTGCTCACTGCGACATAAAGCTTCAGAATATTTTGTTGTTTGAGAATGGGGAAGCGAAGATTGCAGACTTTGGATTGGCCAAGAAAACAGGGCAAAAGCTGAGTGGGGAGCAAGGGAGAATGGAATTTCGAGGAACTCCTCTATACCTGTCGCCGGAATCAGTCAACGAAAACGTGTACGATTCACCGTGTGATATTTGGGCTCTTGGGTGTGCGTTGGTTGAGATGGTGACTGGAAAACCGGCATGGAATTGCAAACCAGAAACCAACGTAGCAGCCTTGTTGATTCGAATTGGTGTAAGCGATGAATTGCCAGAAATCCCTCAAGAATTGTCTAAAGAAGGGAAGGATTTTCTATCCAAGTGCTTCGTTAAGGATCCTAGAACGAGATGGACTGCTGATATGCTATTGGATCATCCTTTTGTTGCTAATGAAAGCACTGTTACATTGAAGGAACAATTATCTCCACCATCATCATCACCAAGATGTCCTTTTGAGTTCCCAGAGTGGGTTTCCGTTCCATCTTCATCGCCAAAATCCGAATTATGGTCTAATAAGGAAGTGGAGTCAAGATTTGATTGGTCCTCTTTGTCATATTCACCTTCACCAGCAGAGAGACTCCGGCAGCTGGTGAGTAATCAGAGTTGCAATTGGTCCTTGTCTGAGAGTTGGGTCACTGTAAGGTGA